From one Rhizobium lentis genomic stretch:
- the hemW gene encoding radical SAM family heme chaperone HemW, whose amino-acid sequence MGNFDTPSLSRDAALLPDTGEPGFGVYVHWPFCAAKCPYCDFNSHVRHQPVDQERFAAAFLRETAAVRALSGPKTVSSIFLGGGTPSLMKPETVSAILDGIARHWHVPAGIEITMEANPSSVEAERFRGYRVAGVNRVSLGVQALNDRDLKFLGRLHDVADALKAIRLAREIFPRMSFDLIYARPDQTVEEWERELKQAISYAVDHLSLYQLTIEEGTPFYGLHKSGKLIVPDGEQSALLYEATQEITAREGMPAYEVSNHARPGAESRHNLTYWRYGDYAGIGPGAHGRLTRGPEKIATATERKPEAWLEMVERDGHGILDEERLGYEEQSDELLLMGLRLREGVDLARWQQLSGRELDPKREEFLLQHKFVERIGNSRLRCTPSGMLILDSVVADLAC is encoded by the coding sequence GTGGGCAATTTTGACACGCCAAGCCTGTCGCGCGACGCCGCACTTCTGCCCGATACCGGCGAGCCCGGTTTCGGCGTCTATGTGCATTGGCCCTTCTGCGCGGCGAAGTGTCCCTATTGCGACTTCAACAGCCATGTGCGCCATCAGCCGGTCGATCAGGAGCGCTTTGCCGCCGCCTTTCTGAGGGAAACGGCGGCGGTCCGGGCACTCAGCGGGCCGAAGACGGTGTCCAGCATCTTCCTCGGCGGCGGCACGCCGTCGCTGATGAAGCCGGAAACGGTCTCCGCCATTCTCGACGGCATCGCCCGGCACTGGCACGTGCCCGCCGGCATCGAGATCACCATGGAGGCCAATCCGTCGAGCGTCGAGGCCGAACGCTTCCGCGGTTATCGTGTGGCCGGCGTCAACCGTGTTTCGCTCGGGGTGCAGGCGCTTAATGACCGGGATCTGAAATTCCTCGGCCGGCTGCATGACGTCGCCGACGCGCTGAAAGCGATCCGACTGGCGCGCGAGATCTTCCCGCGCATGTCCTTCGACCTCATCTATGCCCGGCCGGACCAGACGGTCGAAGAGTGGGAAAGAGAGCTGAAGCAAGCGATCTCCTATGCGGTCGACCATCTGTCGCTCTATCAGCTGACCATCGAGGAAGGCACGCCCTTCTATGGCCTGCACAAATCAGGCAAGCTGATCGTGCCGGATGGTGAGCAATCGGCGCTGCTCTACGAGGCAACGCAGGAGATCACCGCGCGCGAGGGCATGCCGGCCTATGAGGTCTCCAACCATGCCCGGCCGGGTGCCGAAAGCCGGCATAACCTCACCTACTGGCGTTACGGCGATTATGCCGGCATCGGCCCCGGCGCCCATGGCCGGCTGACGCGCGGGCCTGAAAAGATCGCCACCGCCACCGAGCGCAAGCCGGAGGCCTGGCTCGAGATGGTCGAGCGCGATGGCCACGGCATTCTCGACGAGGAGCGGCTCGGCTACGAGGAGCAGTCGGACGAGCTCTTGCTGATGGGACTGCGGCTGAGAGAAGGCGTCGATCTCGCCCGCTGGCAGCAGCTTTCGGGCCGCGAACTCGACCCGAAACGCGAGGAATTTCTGCTGCAGCACAAATTCGTCGAGCGGATCGGCAATTCGCGGCTGCGCTGCACGCCATCCGGCATGCTGATCCTCGATTCCGTTGTCGCCGACCTTGCTTGCTGA
- a CDS encoding DUF1150 family protein, giving the protein MLMKEATSRLTKSELAHIGNGEVAYIRKMRTEEVAKCFPEAPDIDPNVDLWALFGADGTPILLTDNRSSTFFKAAEDELKTVSLH; this is encoded by the coding sequence ATGTTGATGAAAGAAGCCACGTCTCGTCTGACCAAATCCGAGCTTGCCCATATCGGCAACGGCGAGGTCGCCTATATCAGGAAGATGCGCACCGAAGAGGTCGCCAAGTGCTTTCCCGAGGCGCCGGATATCGATCCGAATGTCGATCTCTGGGCGCTCTTCGGCGCCGACGGCACGCCGATTCTGCTGACGGACAACCGTTCCAGCACCTTCTTCAAGGCCGCCGAGGATGAACTGAAGACGGTCAGCCTGCACTGA
- the hrcA gene encoding heat-inducible transcriptional repressor HrcA, with amino-acid sequence MGIRSTSVSDAVAALDERSREIFRRIVEGYLESGEPLGSRNLSRLLPMSLSPASVRNVMSDLEELGLIYSPHVSAGRLPTQIGLRFFVDAFMQVGDLSAEDRANIDRQVRAESGGNPVESMMNEASRMLSGISRGAGLVITSKSDPVLKHVEFIRLEPTKALAVLVGDHDQVENRIIELPAGVTSSQLTEAANFLNAHMSGQTLSELRKQLSRLKDDVRHELDALSRDLVERGIAVWAGSPDEGKPAQLIIRGRANLLEGLAGAEDLDRLRLLFDDLEKKDSLIEILNLAESGSGVRIFIGSENKLFSLSGSSLIVAPYRDDDDRIVGAVGVIGPTRLNYSRIVPMVDYTAQLVSRLSRNPL; translated from the coding sequence ATGGGCATCAGGTCGACGTCGGTTTCGGATGCCGTTGCTGCGCTGGACGAACGGTCCAGAGAAATTTTTCGCCGCATCGTCGAAGGTTATCTCGAAAGCGGCGAGCCGCTCGGCTCGCGCAACCTGTCGCGCCTGCTGCCGATGTCGCTGTCGCCGGCCTCCGTGCGCAACGTCATGAGCGATCTCGAAGAGCTCGGTCTCATCTATTCCCCGCATGTCAGCGCCGGCCGGCTGCCGACCCAGATCGGCCTGCGTTTCTTCGTCGATGCCTTCATGCAGGTCGGCGATCTCTCCGCCGAAGACCGGGCCAATATCGACCGCCAGGTGCGCGCCGAAAGCGGCGGCAATCCGGTGGAATCGATGATGAACGAGGCCAGCCGGATGCTGTCGGGCATCTCGCGCGGCGCCGGCCTCGTCATCACCTCGAAAAGCGATCCGGTGCTCAAACATGTCGAGTTCATCCGGCTTGAGCCGACAAAAGCGCTCGCCGTGCTCGTCGGCGATCACGATCAGGTGGAAAACCGCATCATCGAGCTGCCGGCGGGCGTCACCTCCTCGCAGCTGACGGAGGCGGCGAATTTCCTCAATGCCCATATGTCCGGCCAGACCCTGTCGGAGCTGCGCAAGCAGCTGAGCCGGCTGAAGGACGACGTCCGTCACGAGCTCGATGCCCTGTCACGCGATCTCGTCGAGCGCGGCATCGCCGTCTGGGCCGGCAGCCCGGATGAGGGAAAGCCCGCCCAGCTGATCATTCGCGGCCGCGCCAATCTGCTCGAAGGCCTCGCCGGCGCCGAGGATCTCGACCGGCTGCGCCTGCTGTTCGACGATCTCGAGAAGAAGGACAGCCTGATCGAGATTCTCAATCTCGCCGAGAGCGGCTCGGGCGTGCGTATCTTTATCGGTTCGGAAAACAAGCTCTTCTCGCTGTCCGGCTCGTCGCTCATTGTCGCGCCCTATCGTGACGATGACGATCGCATCGTCGGCGCCGTCGGCGTCATCGGCCCGACGCGGCTCAATTATTCCCGCATTGTGCCGATGGTGGATTACACCGCGCAGCTCGTCTCTCGCCTTTCGCGCAATCCCCTTTGA
- the rph gene encoding ribonuclease PH gives MRPSGRKTDQMRKVSFERNFSKHAEGSCLVKFGDTHVLCTASLEDKTPPWLRNTGKGWVTAEYGMLPRATGERMKREAAAGKQGGRTQEIQRLIGRSLRAVVDLQALGERQITLDCDVIQADGGTRTASITGGWIALYDCLKWMESRNMIKVDRVLKDHVAAISCGVFASQPVIDLDYLEDSSAETDANFVMTGAGGIVEIQGTAEGTPFSEEEFTSLMQLAKNGIGELVALQKEAIAG, from the coding sequence ATGCGGCCTTCAGGCAGAAAAACCGACCAGATGCGCAAGGTCTCGTTCGAGCGCAATTTTTCCAAGCATGCAGAAGGCTCCTGCCTGGTGAAATTCGGCGACACGCATGTGCTCTGCACGGCAAGTCTCGAGGACAAGACACCGCCGTGGCTGCGCAACACCGGCAAGGGCTGGGTCACGGCCGAATACGGCATGCTGCCGCGGGCGACCGGCGAGCGGATGAAGCGCGAGGCCGCCGCCGGCAAGCAGGGTGGCCGCACCCAGGAAATCCAACGGCTGATCGGCCGCTCGCTGCGCGCCGTCGTCGATCTACAGGCGCTCGGCGAACGGCAGATCACGCTCGATTGCGACGTCATCCAGGCCGATGGCGGCACGCGGACGGCCTCGATCACCGGCGGCTGGATCGCGCTTTACGACTGCCTGAAATGGATGGAAAGCCGCAACATGATCAAGGTCGACCGGGTCCTTAAGGATCATGTCGCCGCCATCTCCTGCGGCGTTTTCGCCAGCCAACCGGTGATCGATCTCGATTATCTCGAGGATTCCTCGGCCGAGACCGATGCGAATTTTGTCATGACCGGCGCCGGCGGCATCGTCGAGATCCAAGGCACGGCCGAAGGCACGCCGTTCAGCGAAGAGGAATTCACCTCGCTGATGCAGCTTGCCAAGAACGGCATCGGCGAACTCGTCGCTCTGCAGAAAGAGGCGATTGCGGGATGA
- a CDS encoding VOC family protein yields MNPMLEGMLETALYARDLDQAETFYEDVLGLEKITRAGNRHVFFRCGPGVLLIFNPEETVKPPAPEALQVPPHGTTGQGHACFRVSGSQIDAMAERLIAAGVAIESEVHWPNGGRSIYFRDPAGNSLECAEAKIWGIEQDI; encoded by the coding sequence ATGAACCCCATGCTGGAAGGCATGTTGGAAACGGCGCTCTATGCGCGGGACCTCGACCAGGCCGAGACGTTCTACGAGGACGTTCTCGGGCTGGAGAAGATCACCCGGGCCGGCAACCGACACGTCTTCTTCCGCTGCGGACCCGGCGTCCTGTTGATCTTCAACCCGGAGGAAACGGTCAAGCCGCCGGCACCGGAGGCGCTGCAGGTGCCTCCGCACGGCACGACCGGCCAGGGTCATGCCTGCTTCCGAGTGTCCGGCAGCCAGATCGATGCGATGGCCGAAAGGCTGATTGCCGCCGGTGTGGCGATCGAATCCGAGGTGCACTGGCCGAATGGCGGCCGCTCGATCTATTTTCGCGATCCGGCCGGCAACAGCCTGGAATGCGCGGAGGCAAAAATCTGGGGCATCGAACAGGATATCTGA
- a CDS encoding Hsp20 family protein → MSRITPFASPLLLGFDAMEKTLERISKASDGYPPYNIERIAADSGAPERLRITLAVAGFSEEELDVSTEENQLLIRGRQAEQGERDYLYRGIASRQFQRTFVLADGMQVLGAGLKNGLLSVDLIRPEPARMVKKINISVSQ, encoded by the coding sequence ATGAGCCGCATTACCCCTTTCGCCAGCCCGCTGCTTCTGGGCTTCGACGCCATGGAAAAGACGCTGGAGCGCATTTCAAAGGCGAGCGACGGATATCCGCCCTACAATATCGAGCGCATCGCCGCCGATAGCGGTGCGCCGGAACGTCTGCGCATCACCCTGGCCGTTGCCGGTTTCAGCGAGGAAGAACTCGACGTTTCCACCGAGGAAAACCAGCTTCTGATCCGCGGCCGCCAAGCGGAGCAGGGCGAGCGGGACTATCTCTATCGCGGTATTGCTTCCCGCCAGTTCCAGCGGACTTTCGTTCTTGCCGACGGCATGCAGGTGCTCGGCGCCGGCCTGAAGAACGGTCTGCTCTCCGTCGATCTAATTCGACCGGAACCCGCCCGCATGGTCAAGAAAATTAACATTTCGGTCTCACAGTAG
- the grpE gene encoding nucleotide exchange factor GrpE, with product MTDETTKNGPDATAADAAADAAVNVEPEATERQEVSQPDPLELLKAENAELRDRYLRLAAEIDNLRRRTEREVKDAKSYSVAGFARDMLAVSDNLRRALDAISPEAKATADAGLTSLIEGVEMTERSMLSALERHGVRKLEPVGQKFDPNFHQAMFEVPNAEVPNNTVVQVVQAGFTIGERVLRPAMVGVAKGGPKPAEAETNSVFDEKDA from the coding sequence ATGACCGATGAAACGACGAAAAACGGACCTGACGCAACTGCGGCTGATGCCGCAGCCGACGCTGCCGTCAACGTCGAGCCTGAAGCAACCGAGCGGCAGGAGGTAAGCCAGCCGGACCCCCTCGAGCTTCTCAAAGCCGAAAATGCCGAGCTGCGCGATCGCTATCTGCGCCTCGCTGCCGAGATTGACAATCTGCGCCGCCGCACCGAGCGTGAGGTGAAGGATGCGAAATCCTATTCCGTCGCCGGTTTCGCCCGTGACATGCTCGCCGTCTCGGACAATCTGCGCCGGGCGCTGGACGCCATCTCTCCGGAGGCCAAGGCGACAGCCGATGCCGGGCTCACCTCGCTGATCGAGGGCGTCGAGATGACCGAGCGATCCATGCTGTCAGCGCTCGAACGCCACGGCGTTCGCAAGCTGGAGCCGGTCGGTCAGAAATTCGATCCGAACTTCCATCAGGCGATGTTCGAGGTGCCGAACGCCGAGGTGCCGAATAACACAGTTGTTCAGGTCGTGCAGGCCGGTTTCACAATCGGCGAGCGCGTGCTGCGCCCGGCCATGGTCGGCGTCGCCAAGGGCGGCCCGAAGCCGGCCGAAGCCGAAACCAATTCCGTCTTCGACGAGAAGGACGCCTGA
- a CDS encoding saccharopine dehydrogenase family protein translates to MSFRKIAVLGLGKVGRLAATLLHEGGFEVIGVDAQLPLAEVPFKCRTGDISDPAVIGELLSSVEAVLSCLPYHLNIELARAAHLAGIHYFDLTEDVPTTNFIIELSKTARGLMAPQCGLAPGFVGIVGASLADGFDRCRSIRMRVGALPQHPTGLLGYAFNWSPEGVVNEYLNDCEVIEGGVRKLVSPMEWHETAYVGGVKLEAFTTSGGLGTMCDTMLGKVDNLDYKTMRYPGHMELMNFFFHELLMRDKRELAGEILTNAKPPVEDDVVYVHVAAEGTENGSLRRKEFVRAYYPIEIAGARRTAIAWTTSASVVAVIEMVRDGLLPATGFLHQEHIPLDMFLKTPTGSLFKSGATGHR, encoded by the coding sequence ATGAGTTTTAGAAAGATCGCCGTTCTCGGTCTCGGCAAGGTCGGGCGGCTGGCGGCCACGCTTTTGCATGAAGGCGGCTTCGAGGTGATCGGCGTCGATGCGCAGCTGCCGCTGGCCGAGGTGCCATTCAAGTGCCGCACCGGCGATATTTCCGATCCCGCGGTCATCGGCGAGCTGCTCTCGAGCGTCGAGGCGGTGCTGTCCTGCCTGCCCTATCATCTGAACATCGAATTGGCCCGCGCCGCCCATCTTGCCGGCATCCACTATTTCGATCTGACCGAAGATGTGCCTACGACCAATTTCATCATCGAGCTGTCGAAGACTGCCCGTGGCCTGATGGCGCCGCAATGCGGCCTGGCGCCGGGTTTCGTCGGCATCGTCGGCGCAAGCCTCGCCGACGGCTTCGATCGCTGCCGGTCGATCCGCATGCGCGTCGGCGCCCTGCCGCAGCATCCGACCGGCCTTCTCGGCTATGCCTTCAACTGGTCGCCGGAAGGCGTCGTCAATGAATATCTGAATGATTGCGAGGTCATCGAGGGCGGCGTTCGCAAGCTCGTCTCGCCGATGGAGTGGCACGAGACCGCCTATGTCGGCGGCGTCAAGCTCGAAGCCTTCACGACCTCGGGCGGTCTCGGCACCATGTGCGACACCATGCTCGGCAAGGTCGACAATCTCGACTACAAGACCATGCGTTATCCCGGCCATATGGAGCTGATGAACTTCTTCTTCCATGAGCTGCTGATGCGCGACAAGCGCGAGCTCGCCGGCGAGATTCTGACCAATGCCAAGCCGCCTGTCGAAGACGACGTCGTCTATGTCCATGTTGCCGCCGAGGGCACCGAGAACGGCAGCCTGCGCCGCAAGGAATTCGTGCGTGCCTATTATCCGATCGAGATTGCCGGCGCCCGCCGTACGGCGATTGCCTGGACGACGTCGGCCTCCGTCGTCGCCGTCATCGAAATGGTCCGCGACGGCCTCTTGCCGGCGACCGGCTTCCTGCACCAGGAGCATATACCGCTGGACATGTTCCTGAAGACGCCGACAGGCAGCCTTTTCAAATCGGGCGCTACCGGCCATCGCTGA
- a CDS encoding nucleoside hydrolase, translating to MASVRKIIIDTDPGQDDAAAIMLAFGSPDELEVLGITTVAGNVPLSLTSRNARIVCELCGRTETKVFAGADKPIARKLVTAEHVHGKTGLDGPALDEPTMALQPGHAVDFIIETLRREPEGTVTLCTLGPLTNIGMAFRKAPDIIPRVSELVMMGGGFFEGGNITPAAEFNIYVDPEAADIVFRSGVPIVMMPLDVTHQLLTRKDRVKRMAEIGTAPAKAMVEMLEFFERFDIEKYGSDGGPLHDPTVVAYLLKPELFQGRDCNVEIEVQSELTVGMTVIDWWHVTDRKHNAKVMRFVDADGFFDLLIERFARI from the coding sequence ATGGCAAGCGTGAGAAAAATCATCATCGACACGGATCCCGGCCAGGACGACGCGGCGGCCATCATGCTTGCCTTCGGCAGTCCTGATGAGCTGGAAGTTCTGGGGATTACCACTGTCGCCGGCAACGTGCCGCTTTCGCTCACCAGCCGCAATGCCCGCATCGTCTGCGAGCTCTGCGGCCGGACGGAGACGAAGGTGTTCGCCGGTGCCGACAAGCCGATCGCCCGCAAGCTGGTGACGGCAGAACATGTGCATGGCAAGACCGGCCTTGACGGCCCCGCGCTCGACGAGCCGACGATGGCGCTGCAGCCAGGCCATGCCGTCGATTTCATCATCGAGACGCTGCGCCGCGAGCCGGAAGGAACGGTGACGCTCTGCACGCTCGGGCCGCTCACCAATATCGGCATGGCCTTCCGCAAGGCGCCCGACATCATCCCCCGCGTGAGTGAGCTGGTGATGATGGGCGGCGGCTTCTTCGAGGGCGGCAACATCACGCCCGCGGCAGAATTCAACATCTATGTCGATCCCGAGGCAGCCGACATCGTCTTCCGCTCGGGCGTACCGATCGTGATGATGCCGCTCGACGTGACGCATCAATTGCTGACCCGCAAGGACCGGGTGAAGCGCATGGCCGAGATCGGCACGGCGCCGGCAAAGGCGATGGTCGAGATGCTGGAATTCTTCGAGCGCTTCGACATCGAGAAATACGGCTCCGACGGCGGGCCACTGCATGACCCGACGGTTGTCGCCTATCTCTTGAAGCCGGAACTTTTCCAGGGCCGGGACTGCAATGTCGAAATCGAAGTCCAGTCCGAACTCACCGTCGGCATGACCGTCATCGATTGGTGGCATGTGACCGACCGCAAGCACAACGCCAAGGTGATGCGCTTCGTCGATGCGGACGGCTTCTTCGATTTGCTGATCGAACGCTTCGCCCGCATCTGA
- the dnaA gene encoding chromosomal replication initiator protein DnaA: MQMNTMKAGGLDNGDAAPQAFGSIRLEVGEVKAEMKQSILFERVSARLKAQVGPDVYASWFARLKLHSVSKSVVRLSVPTTFLKSWINNRYLDLITGLFQAEDPEILKIEILVRTATRSGMKAVDEVVQPEPAAPAQMRRPPSAQPAGQAIQQAVSAVAAARPASLGTPLFGSPLDSRFTFDTFVEGSSNRVALAAAKTIAEAGSGAVRFNPLFVHSTVGLGKTHLLQAIANAAVQNPRALRVVYLTAEYFMWRFATAIRDNDALTLKDSLRNIDLLIIDDMQFLQGKMIQHEFCHLLNMLLDSAKQVVVAADRAPWELESLDPRVRSRLQGGVAIELDAPDYEMRLEILKRRLAAARLEDPSLEIPAELLQHVARNITASGRELEGAFNQLIFRRSFEPNLSIERVDELLAHLVGSGEPRRVRIEDIQRIVARHYNVSRQELVSNRRTRVIVKPRQIAMYLSKTLTPRSFPEIGRRFGGRDHTTVLHAVRKIEELISGDTKLSHEIELLKRLINE; the protein is encoded by the coding sequence ATGCAGATGAATACGATGAAGGCGGGCGGGCTCGACAATGGGGATGCGGCACCGCAGGCGTTCGGCTCCATTCGCCTGGAAGTGGGGGAAGTAAAGGCGGAAATGAAGCAGAGCATTTTGTTTGAGCGCGTCAGCGCGCGCTTGAAGGCCCAGGTCGGTCCGGACGTCTATGCCAGCTGGTTTGCCAGGCTGAAGCTGCATTCTGTATCGAAGAGCGTTGTTCGGCTCTCGGTTCCCACGACCTTTCTGAAGTCGTGGATCAACAATCGTTATCTCGATCTCATCACCGGTCTGTTCCAGGCCGAAGACCCGGAAATCCTGAAGATCGAAATCCTGGTGCGCACGGCAACGCGCAGCGGCATGAAGGCCGTCGACGAGGTGGTCCAGCCCGAGCCGGCTGCTCCCGCCCAAATGCGCCGTCCGCCAAGCGCCCAGCCAGCCGGCCAGGCCATCCAGCAGGCGGTTTCGGCTGTTGCGGCCGCACGGCCGGCAAGCCTCGGTACGCCGCTCTTCGGCTCGCCGCTCGATAGCCGTTTCACCTTCGATACTTTCGTGGAAGGCAGCTCGAACCGCGTCGCGCTTGCGGCTGCCAAGACGATCGCCGAAGCCGGCTCCGGCGCGGTGCGCTTCAACCCGCTCTTCGTCCATTCGACGGTCGGCCTTGGCAAGACCCACCTGCTGCAGGCGATCGCCAATGCGGCGGTGCAGAACCCGCGGGCTCTGCGCGTCGTCTATCTGACGGCTGAATATTTCATGTGGCGTTTCGCCACGGCGATCCGCGACAACGACGCGCTGACTCTGAAGGATTCCTTGCGCAACATCGATCTCCTGATCATCGACGACATGCAGTTCCTGCAGGGCAAGATGATCCAGCACGAATTCTGCCATCTCCTCAACATGCTGCTCGACAGCGCCAAGCAGGTCGTCGTCGCGGCCGACCGCGCGCCGTGGGAACTGGAGTCGCTCGACCCGCGCGTCCGTTCGCGCCTGCAGGGCGGCGTGGCGATCGAACTCGACGCGCCGGATTACGAAATGCGTCTCGAAATCCTCAAGCGTCGCCTGGCCGCGGCCCGGCTCGAGGATCCGTCGCTCGAAATTCCGGCCGAATTGCTTCAGCACGTCGCCCGCAATATTACCGCCAGCGGCCGCGAACTCGAAGGCGCCTTCAACCAGCTGATCTTCCGCCGCTCCTTCGAGCCGAACCTGTCGATCGAACGTGTGGACGAATTGCTCGCCCATCTCGTCGGCTCCGGCGAGCCCCGCCGTGTGCGCATCGAGGACATCCAGCGCATCGTCGCCAGGCACTACAATGTCTCGCGCCAGGAACTGGTTTCCAACCGCCGCACCCGCGTCATCGTCAAGCCACGCCAGATCGCCATGTATCTGTCGAAGACGCTGACGCCGCGCTCCTTTCCGGAGATCGGCCGCCGTTTCGGCGGGCGCGATCACACGACCGTGCTGCATGCCGTGCGCAAGATCGAGGAGCTGATTTCCGGCGACACCAAGCTTTCGCACGAAATCGAGCTTCTGAAGCGACTGATCAACGAATAG
- the rdgB gene encoding RdgB/HAM1 family non-canonical purine NTP pyrophosphatase: MRKLETKTIVVASHNAGKIREIQELIGPLGFTAKSAAELNFVEPDETGTSFEENATIKAVASANAAGMPALSDDSGLVVDALGGNPGVYTANWAETSDGRRDFDMAMAKVEKALQDAGATTREQRGARFVSVLCLAWPDGHTELFRGEVEGSVVWPPRGTQGFGYDPVFQPEGYDVTFGEMSGEEKHGWNVGKPQALSHRARAFKLFVETCLEA; this comes from the coding sequence ATGCGCAAGCTCGAAACCAAAACCATCGTCGTCGCCAGCCACAATGCAGGCAAGATCCGGGAGATCCAGGAACTGATCGGGCCGCTTGGCTTCACCGCTAAATCCGCCGCCGAGCTTAATTTCGTCGAGCCCGACGAGACCGGCACGAGCTTCGAGGAGAATGCGACGATCAAGGCGGTCGCCTCGGCCAATGCCGCCGGCATGCCGGCGCTGTCCGACGATTCCGGGCTGGTGGTCGACGCACTCGGCGGCAATCCCGGCGTCTACACCGCCAATTGGGCGGAGACGTCGGACGGCAGGCGCGATTTCGACATGGCGATGGCCAAGGTGGAAAAGGCGCTGCAGGATGCCGGGGCCACGACGCGCGAACAGCGCGGGGCGCGTTTCGTCAGCGTGCTCTGCCTGGCATGGCCGGACGGCCACACCGAACTCTTTCGAGGCGAGGTCGAAGGCAGCGTCGTCTGGCCGCCGCGCGGCACCCAGGGCTTCGGCTACGATCCGGTCTTCCAGCCCGAGGGTTACGACGTTACCTTCGGGGAAATGAGCGGCGAGGAAAAGCACGGCTGGAACGTTGGCAAGCCGCAGGCGCTGTCGCACCGGGCGCGCGCCTTCAAGCTTTTCGTCGAAACCTGCCTGGAGGCATAG
- the trmB gene encoding tRNA (guanine(46)-N(7))-methyltransferase TrmB — protein sequence MTDMERRGRATEAFFGRRKGKALREQQAETLSSLLPAFLIDLSAAPPEPLTSLFPVPVETLRLEIGFGGGEHLIHRALERSSTGFIGVEPFVNSMQKLLSRVRETGARNIRVYNDDATQLLDWLPDASLDQIDLLYPDPWPKRKHWKRRFVSKTNLDRFHRVLKPGGLFCFASDIDTYVNWTLIKCRDHGGFEWLADNAADWLTPYEGWPSTRYEAKARREGRSSAYLTFRKI from the coding sequence ATGACGGATATGGAACGCCGGGGACGGGCGACCGAAGCCTTTTTCGGTCGCCGCAAGGGAAAGGCCTTGCGCGAACAGCAGGCCGAGACACTGAGCAGCCTGCTCCCGGCATTCCTCATCGATCTCTCGGCGGCTCCCCCAGAGCCGCTGACATCCCTCTTCCCGGTTCCCGTCGAGACATTGCGGCTGGAAATCGGATTCGGCGGCGGCGAGCATCTGATCCACCGCGCGCTGGAGAGATCTTCGACCGGTTTCATTGGCGTCGAACCCTTCGTCAACTCCATGCAGAAGCTGCTGTCACGCGTCCGTGAGACGGGCGCGCGCAACATCCGCGTCTATAATGACGACGCGACGCAGCTGCTCGACTGGCTGCCCGACGCTTCGCTCGACCAGATCGATCTGCTCTATCCCGATCCCTGGCCGAAGCGGAAGCACTGGAAGCGGCGCTTTGTCTCGAAGACCAATCTCGACCGCTTTCACCGCGTGCTGAAGCCCGGCGGGCTCTTCTGCTTCGCCTCCGATATCGACACCTACGTCAACTGGACGCTGATCAAATGCCGCGACCATGGCGGCTTCGAGTGGCTGGCCGACAATGCGGCGGATTGGCTGACGCCCTATGAGGGCTGGCCGAGCACCCGCTACGAAGCCAAGGCGCGGCGTGAGGGCCGGTCGTCGGCCTATCTGACCTTCAGGAAGATCTGA